Proteins encoded in a region of the Neodiprion virginianus isolate iyNeoVirg1 chromosome 2, iyNeoVirg1.1, whole genome shotgun sequence genome:
- the LOC124297660 gene encoding adenylate kinase isoenzyme 5 has translation MGICLDTEQQNGSQVFEDGNRRRTGRWQGEAGLLSTPPDGNFPMQNVGQVKFESPKVPVIFVLGGPGSGKVTHCDNLMHEKKGITHINMTDLLQQYAMGNDMLDFGLLSSKTVTEVLMLEMKMAPNAKTFLVSGYPRNMRDVVEYSEKIQIVNGVVLVSWRQEILERQIDYGAQLGHVILGLARMELHNFYRNVMPVAEYFDQSGMLIAVNGERNPSEVYVDFREAILKILGMSDGIKGTGNPPGSVEAEVKVERGITPTSPLAKQTVVTDLTPSPPKTLMPPELQPSKTANKPRKGLPFFIWVIGGPGSNKATLSSQAIQDEVGWVHISIGGLLRGLASSNPIVREAILAGEMVPRDIVMQLVEKQVLLHRDTDGIVIDGFPRDSDQVEEFENKFGQEPSLLLLDCSKLQLGRGRLDDSVSAFRRRLEIFRELSLPMLKKLDSENRLTIVDGDTDTKNVQDEFTAALKNLVSNSSRQKNNEDSNSVTTGDIPERIVNFIPNGFAKSVNQMTNNVQTLGKTQLSNGTKNAIDKGMNGVSKVRDKTMNGMVNGINSISKQVQNHVEQGIKVGENGVGKMANGIANNAKHLAVNGGTSIHNGVANGFGNIVNGHLPTNKVAPVRNMLSQNNLPNPVRNMYNEVDAYQQDLHI, from the exons agcAACAAAATGGATCGCAGGTTTTCGAAGACGGTAATAGGCGGCGAACAGGAAGATGGCAAGGTGAGGCAGGACTTCTATCAACACCTCCAGACGGGAATTTTCCCATGCAAAATGTTGGGCAGGTCAAATTTGAATCACCAAAAGTCCCTGTCATATTCGTTCTCG GGGGTCCGGGAAGTGGCAAGGTGACCCACTGCGACAATCTGATGCACGAGAAAAAGGGGATTACTCATATCAACATGACGGATCTTTTGCAGCAGTACGCGATGGGGAATG ACATGCTCGACTTTGGACTCCTCAGCAGCAAAACGGTGACTGAAGTTCTGATgctcgaaatgaaaatggcACCAAACGCGAAAACATTCCTGGTCAGCGGATATCCGAGGAACATGAGAGACGTGGTCGAGTATTCTGAGAAG ATACAAATCGTTAACGGGGTAGTTCTCGTTTCGTGGAGACAGGAGATTTTGGAGAGGCAAATCGATTACGGTGCTCAATTGGGACACGTTATTCTCGGTCTGGCCAGAATGGAGCTTCACAATTTTTACCGAAACGTTATGCCGGTTGCTGAGTATTTCGATCAGAGCGGGATGCTGATTGCG GTGAACGGCGAAAGAAATCCCAGTGAGGTGTACGTTGATTTTCGGGAGGCAATCCTGAAAATCCTGGGTATGTCTGACGGAATTAAGGGTACCGGAAATCCTCCAGGATCCGTTGAAGCCGAG GTAAAGGTCGAGAGAGGAATAACTCCGACATCCCCCCTCGCGAAACAGACAGTAGTTACCGATCTCACTCCATCGCCACCGAAGACACTGATGCCACCTGAACTTCAACCCTCGAAAACAGCAAACAAGCCCAGGAAGGGCCTACCATTCTTCATCTGGGTCATAG GTGGTCCTGGGAGCAACAAAGCGACCCTCAGCTCGCAGGCGATACAGGACGAGGTCGGATGGGTCCACATCAGCATCGGAGGCCTTTTGCGAGGATTGGCGAGCTCGAATCCGATAGTTCGGGAGGCCATCCTTGCCGGGGAGATGGTGCCGAGAGATATAGTCATGCAATTGGTCGAGAAACAGGTTCTGCTCCATAGGGACACGGACGGAATTGTTATAGACGGATTTCCGAGGGATTCTGACCAAGTAGAAGAATTCGAGAACAAG TTTGGTCAAGAACCGTCGTTGTTGCTTCTCGATTGCTCTAAGCTCCAATTGGGCAGAGGTAGACTGGACGACAGCGTCTCGGCATTTAGAAGGAGACTGGAAATATTCAGAGAACTCTCATTGCCCATGTTGAAGAAACTGGACAGTGAAAATCGACTGACAATT GTGGACGGAGACACCGACACCAAGAACGTTCAAGACGAATTTACCGCTGCGCTTAAGAACCTCGTTTCCAATTCATCGCGGCAAAAGAACAACGAGGATTCAAATTCGGTTACAACAGGCGATATTCCCGAGAGAATAGTTAATTTCATACCAAACGGTTTTGCCAAGTCGGTAAATCAGATGACGAATAATGTCCAGACATTGGGGAAAACCCAATTATCAAACGGGACAAAGAATGCGATTGACAAAGGAATGAACGGGGTCAGCAAGGTCAGAGATAAGACGATGAACGGAATGGTGAATGGGATAAACTCGATATCGAAACAGGTACAGAATCACGTTGAGCAGGGTATTAAGGTGGGTGAAAACGGCGTTGGGAAAATGGCAAACGGCATTGCGAACAACGCGAAACATTTGGCCGTTAACGGGGGCACCTCGATACATAATGGCGTTGCCAATGGATTTGGAAATATCGTTAACGGCCACTTACCAACGAACAAAGTTGCTCCAGTAAGGAATATGTTGTCTCAGAATAATTTACCAAACCCAGTTAGAAATATGTACAATGAAGTCGACGCTTACCAGCAGGATCTTCATATTTGA